Proteins encoded together in one Olsenella timonensis window:
- a CDS encoding MurR/RpiR family transcriptional regulator, with the protein MNLLTRLRLADDLTDAERALADVLLANPERCLSEGAKQLARRALVSQATVYRLCEKLGCSGLADLKVRLASSLDAYRHENAGIDVNFPVRAGQGGREVVDALAADLAQTLAATANVLDPAALDAAAALVRDAAQVDVLATAGNVAFAQNFRFQMAEVGRAVSAPVDEYEQRLVVAAADATHAVVLVSFGGRGFLARPAARSLSERGVPLVLVASAETTPLDEYATVKLALSPQEDHAEKVSPFATGLSLLFVLDALFARVFVEDNDANLARRRDLYRGVVSTGGCASGR; encoded by the coding sequence GTGAACCTCCTCACCCGCCTGCGCCTCGCCGACGACCTCACGGACGCCGAGCGCGCGCTCGCCGACGTCCTGCTCGCCAACCCGGAGCGCTGCCTCTCGGAGGGCGCCAAGCAGCTCGCGCGCCGGGCGCTCGTCTCGCAGGCCACGGTCTACCGCCTCTGCGAGAAGCTCGGGTGCTCGGGCCTGGCCGACCTCAAGGTCCGGCTCGCCTCCTCGCTCGACGCCTACCGCCACGAGAACGCCGGCATCGACGTGAACTTCCCGGTGCGCGCCGGACAGGGGGGTCGTGAGGTCGTCGACGCCCTCGCGGCGGACCTCGCGCAGACGCTCGCCGCCACGGCCAACGTGCTCGACCCGGCGGCGCTTGACGCCGCCGCGGCCCTCGTGCGCGACGCCGCGCAGGTCGACGTGCTCGCCACGGCGGGAAACGTCGCCTTCGCGCAGAACTTCCGCTTCCAGATGGCCGAGGTCGGCCGGGCGGTCAGCGCCCCGGTGGACGAGTACGAGCAGCGCCTCGTCGTCGCGGCGGCCGACGCCACGCACGCCGTGGTACTGGTCTCGTTCGGCGGGCGCGGGTTTCTCGCCAGGCCGGCCGCCCGGTCGCTCTCCGAGCGCGGCGTTCCGCTCGTGCTCGTGGCCTCGGCCGAGACGACCCCGCTGGACGAGTACGCCACGGTCAAGCTCGCGCTCTCGCCGCAGGAGGACCATGCCGAGAAGGTGTCCCCGTTCGCCACGGGCCTCTCGCTGCTCTTTGTGCTCGACGCGCTCTTCGCGCGCGTCTTCGTGGAGGACAATGACGCCAACCTCGCGCGCCGGCGCGACCTCTACCGGGGCGTCGTCTCCACGGGAGGCTGTGCGAGCGGGCGCTGA
- a CDS encoding alpha-galactosidase, protein MPLSYDAPARLLTISTDNSTYQMKVDEYGYLLHLYYGARAEGDLSYLLTYCDRSGMCGCPHDVADRTYSLDVLPQEFPFQGSGDMRSPLLIVRDAEGTFGCDLRYKCHEIRPGKYGLPGLPAAYDEGADDDAETLSVTLADERLGLEVELLYGVLPHLDVITRAAVIRNGGEARVTVEKAQTACLDFVTGDFDVITFDGRHAMERRPTRRQLKNGALSVGSRRGMSSNQYNPVMILCDREATETAGRCWSMSFVYSGGFLAEAERDQYEQARMQMGLDSDLFSYPLEPGEKIVAPEVIMTYSDAGLERISHNLHRCIRRNVCRGPWRDAPRPILINSWEACYFDFTGDKLVELAKKAAELGLDMLVMDDGWFGARNDDHRGLGDWQPNMAKLGGTVADLARRVNEVGLGFGIWVEPEMVNEDSDLFRAHPDWALTVPGKEPVLGRDQLVLDLSRPEVRDNLFEQLCAVLDQGGIDYVKWDYNRSIVDVYSRTASDQGKVLYDYMLGLYDLLERVRSRYPELLIEGCSAGGGRFDAGMLYYTPQIWTSDNTDARNRLEIQYGTSFGYPCSAMGAHVSACPNEITGRTVPLGARGTVAMGGGAFGYELDLMELNDRACELIKSQVKTYRTIEHLVREGLFYRLTDPKDATLAAWEFVSEDGSEALVCAVVTRVDGYGLANYVVPRGLTPGASYRMVSNGSVYSADALMDMGLPVSVPATPYESFMYRFERVG, encoded by the coding sequence ATGCCCCTGTCGTACGACGCCCCCGCGCGCCTCCTCACCATCTCAACGGATAACTCCACCTATCAGATGAAGGTTGACGAGTACGGCTACCTGCTCCATCTCTACTATGGCGCACGCGCGGAGGGGGATCTGTCCTACCTCCTCACGTACTGCGACCGCAGCGGCATGTGCGGCTGCCCGCACGATGTTGCGGACCGCACCTATTCGCTCGACGTCCTGCCGCAGGAGTTCCCGTTCCAGGGCTCCGGGGACATGAGAAGCCCACTGCTCATCGTGCGCGACGCCGAGGGCACCTTTGGTTGCGACCTGCGCTACAAGTGCCACGAGATCCGTCCGGGCAAGTACGGCCTGCCGGGGCTGCCCGCCGCCTACGACGAGGGGGCCGACGACGACGCCGAGACCCTCTCGGTGACGCTCGCCGACGAGCGCCTCGGCCTCGAGGTCGAGCTGCTTTACGGCGTCCTGCCGCACCTGGACGTCATCACCCGCGCCGCCGTCATCCGCAACGGCGGCGAGGCCCGCGTGACGGTGGAGAAGGCGCAGACCGCCTGTCTCGACTTCGTGACCGGGGACTTCGACGTCATCACCTTCGACGGGCGTCACGCCATGGAGCGCCGCCCCACGCGCCGCCAGCTCAAGAACGGCGCGCTCTCGGTGGGAAGCCGCCGCGGCATGTCCTCCAACCAGTACAACCCCGTCATGATCCTCTGTGACCGCGAAGCCACCGAGACGGCCGGCCGCTGCTGGTCCATGAGCTTCGTCTACAGCGGCGGGTTTCTCGCCGAGGCCGAGCGCGACCAGTACGAGCAGGCCCGCATGCAGATGGGCCTGGACTCCGACCTCTTCTCCTATCCGCTCGAGCCGGGCGAGAAGATCGTGGCGCCCGAGGTCATCATGACGTACTCTGACGCGGGCCTGGAGAGGATCTCCCACAACCTGCACCGCTGCATCCGCCGCAACGTCTGCCGCGGCCCCTGGCGCGACGCCCCGCGCCCCATCCTCATCAACAGCTGGGAGGCCTGCTACTTCGACTTCACGGGCGACAAGCTCGTGGAGCTCGCGAAGAAGGCCGCGGAGCTGGGACTGGACATGCTCGTCATGGACGACGGCTGGTTTGGCGCGCGCAACGACGACCACCGTGGCCTCGGTGACTGGCAGCCCAACATGGCCAAGCTCGGCGGCACGGTTGCCGACCTCGCCCGCCGCGTGAACGAGGTGGGCCTGGGCTTTGGCATCTGGGTGGAGCCCGAGATGGTGAACGAGGACTCTGACCTCTTCCGCGCGCACCCCGACTGGGCGCTCACCGTTCCTGGCAAGGAGCCCGTGCTCGGTCGCGACCAGCTGGTGCTGGACCTCTCGCGGCCTGAGGTGCGCGACAACCTCTTCGAGCAGCTCTGCGCCGTGCTCGACCAGGGCGGCATCGACTACGTCAAGTGGGACTACAACCGCTCGATCGTGGACGTCTACTCCCGCACTGCGAGCGACCAGGGCAAGGTCCTCTACGACTACATGCTCGGCCTCTACGACCTTCTTGAGCGCGTGCGCTCCCGCTACCCGGAGCTCCTCATCGAGGGCTGCTCTGCGGGCGGCGGCCGCTTTGACGCGGGCATGCTCTACTACACGCCCCAGATCTGGACGTCCGACAACACCGACGCCCGCAACCGCCTGGAGATTCAGTACGGCACCTCCTTTGGCTACCCGTGCTCGGCGATGGGCGCGCATGTCTCCGCCTGCCCCAACGAGATCACCGGCCGCACCGTTCCTCTCGGCGCCCGCGGGACCGTGGCCATGGGCGGCGGCGCCTTTGGCTACGAGCTCGATCTCATGGAGCTGAACGACCGTGCCTGCGAGCTCATCAAGAGCCAGGTCAAGACTTACCGCACGATCGAGCACCTCGTGCGCGAGGGCCTCTTCTACCGTCTGACCGACCCCAAGGACGCCACGCTCGCTGCGTGGGAGTTCGTCTCTGAGGACGGCTCCGAGGCGCTCGTGTGCGCCGTGGTCACGCGCGTCGACGGCTACGGCCTGGCCAACTACGTGGTCCCGCGCGGCCTCACGCCCGGCGCGAGCTACCGCATGGTGAGCAACGGCAGCGTCTACTCCGCCGACGCCCTCATGGACATGGGCCTGCCCGTCTCCGTGCCGGCCACGCCCTACGAGAGCTTCATGTACCGCTTCGAGCGGGTGGGGTAG
- a CDS encoding ABC transporter ATP-binding protein, which translates to MASLTLEHVGKKYPNGFEGVKDFNLEIKDKEFIIFVGPSGCGKSTTLRMIAGLEDITSGTLKIDDRVVNDVEPKDRDIAMVFQTYALYPHMTVYENMAFPLKLRKVAADEIDKAVREAARILDLEKLLDRKPSALSGGQRQRVAMGRAIVRAPKVYLMDEPLSNLDAKLRVQMRAEISKLHDRLGATIIYVTHDQTEAMTLGTRIVVMKDGVMQQVDTPTKLYNEPCNLFVAGFIGSPQMNFIDVAVAEKGDGVTLTFGGNTITLTGAKAKALKDGGYVGKVVVMGIRPEDVVEEHEYAEGRTLSETFPADVTVYELLGSEAMIYADVDGGQISAHLSASSSVRTGSKINCSVDVDKIHLFDKQTERAIAH; encoded by the coding sequence ATGGCAAGCCTCACACTTGAACACGTAGGCAAGAAGTACCCCAACGGCTTCGAGGGGGTGAAGGATTTCAACCTTGAGATCAAGGACAAGGAGTTCATCATCTTCGTCGGGCCGTCCGGCTGCGGCAAGTCCACGACGCTGCGCATGATCGCCGGCCTCGAGGACATCACCTCCGGCACCCTCAAGATCGACGACCGCGTGGTCAACGACGTCGAGCCCAAGGACCGCGACATCGCGATGGTCTTCCAGACCTACGCCCTCTACCCGCACATGACGGTCTACGAGAACATGGCCTTCCCGCTCAAGCTGCGCAAGGTGGCCGCCGACGAGATCGACAAGGCCGTCCGCGAGGCCGCCCGCATCCTCGACCTTGAGAAGCTCCTCGACCGCAAGCCGTCCGCCCTCTCCGGCGGCCAGCGCCAGCGCGTCGCCATGGGCCGTGCCATCGTCCGCGCCCCCAAGGTCTACCTGATGGACGAGCCCCTCTCCAACCTCGACGCCAAGCTCCGCGTCCAGATGCGCGCCGAGATCTCCAAGCTCCACGACCGCCTCGGCGCGACGATCATCTACGTCACGCACGACCAGACCGAGGCCATGACGCTCGGCACCCGCATCGTCGTCATGAAGGACGGCGTCATGCAGCAGGTGGACACCCCCACCAAGCTCTACAACGAGCCCTGCAACCTCTTCGTCGCCGGCTTCATCGGCTCCCCGCAGATGAACTTCATCGACGTGGCGGTCGCCGAGAAGGGCGACGGCGTGACGCTCACCTTCGGCGGCAACACGATTACCCTCACCGGCGCCAAGGCCAAGGCCCTCAAGGACGGTGGCTACGTGGGCAAGGTTGTCGTCATGGGCATCCGTCCCGAGGACGTCGTCGAGGAGCACGAGTACGCCGAGGGTCGCACCCTCTCCGAGACCTTCCCGGCCGACGTCACGGTCTACGAGCTGTTGGGCTCCGAGGCCATGATCTACGCCGACGTCGACGGTGGCCAGATCTCCGCGCACCTCTCCGCCTCAAGCTCCGTCCGCACCGGCTCCAAGATCAACTGCTCCGTTGACGTGGACAAGATCCACCTCTTCGACAAGCAGACCGAGCGCGCCATCGCCCACTAG
- a CDS encoding AraC family transcriptional regulator: MPTGELEFSTFSHGHYVDLMPYQYGREQCAPGHAFGPARRDHYLFHYIISGRGLLMTTDEGGTKTDHRLQGGEGFLIFPGQVNTYVADLDDPWEYIWVEFDGIRVADDLEAVGLTSAAPIYRTQSSELRALMVEEMRYLISNRGASALHLVGHTYLFLDYLLRSASHPAERQTGRLQAFYIREAIDFVKENYQADITVEDIARRTGLNRSYFGKVFKAATGKSPQQYLIGYRMGKASELLKLTALPVAEVGRAVGYPNQLHFSRAFKGAFGVSPREWRRENALG, from the coding sequence ATGCCCACCGGCGAGCTCGAGTTCTCCACGTTCTCCCACGGACACTACGTCGACCTCATGCCCTACCAGTACGGACGCGAGCAGTGCGCGCCGGGGCACGCCTTCGGCCCGGCGCGGCGCGACCACTACCTCTTCCACTACATCATCTCGGGCCGCGGCCTGCTCATGACCACGGACGAGGGCGGGACCAAGACCGACCATCGCCTCCAGGGCGGCGAGGGCTTCCTCATCTTCCCCGGGCAGGTGAACACCTACGTTGCCGACCTCGACGACCCGTGGGAGTACATCTGGGTCGAGTTCGACGGCATCCGCGTGGCAGACGACCTGGAGGCCGTGGGGCTCACGAGCGCCGCGCCCATCTACCGGACCCAGTCCAGCGAGCTGCGCGCCCTCATGGTGGAGGAGATGCGCTACCTCATCTCCAACCGCGGCGCCTCCGCCCTGCACCTCGTGGGACACACCTACCTCTTCCTCGACTACCTGCTGCGCTCCGCCTCGCACCCCGCCGAGCGGCAGACGGGGCGGCTCCAGGCCTTCTACATCCGCGAGGCCATCGACTTCGTCAAGGAGAACTACCAGGCGGACATCACGGTCGAGGACATCGCGCGGCGCACCGGGCTCAACCGCAGCTACTTCGGCAAGGTCTTCAAGGCGGCGACGGGCAAGTCCCCGCAGCAGTACCTGATCGGGTACCGCATGGGCAAGGCCAGCGAGCTGCTCAAGCTCACGGCCCTCCCGGTGGCCGAGGTCGGCCGCGCCGTGGGCTACCCCAACCAGCTGCACTTCTCGCGCGCGTTCAAGGGCGCCTTCGGCGTGTCCCCGCGCGAGTGGCGCCGCGAGAACGCCCTCGGGTAG
- a CDS encoding histidinol-phosphatase HisJ family protein — MLADYHVHTGYSGDSSYPLRQVALDALRLNLDEVCFTEHVDYGVKPEWDEPAGARLEGGRPVTNCPYEPYLDEVEATRDELGGDIRLRAGLELGVQSHTIGRSHELVTRLGERLDFVICSIHQVGDREFWNGDFQEGRTQDEIHGAYYEEMLAVVEGFHDYSVLGHLNLINRYDPFGPYPFERVRDVVAEILRRVISDDRGIEVNTSGIRYGLGDFQPSREVLELYRDLGGTVVTVGSDSHRPEHLGSYLRLAYRELAELGFEGVWTFERGEGELVRF, encoded by the coding sequence ATGCTCGCCGACTACCACGTTCACACCGGCTACTCCGGCGACTCCTCCTACCCGCTGCGCCAGGTGGCGCTCGACGCGCTGAGGCTCAACCTCGACGAGGTCTGCTTCACCGAGCACGTCGACTACGGGGTGAAGCCCGAGTGGGACGAGCCGGCGGGAGCGCGCCTCGAGGGCGGGCGCCCGGTCACCAACTGCCCCTATGAGCCCTACCTCGACGAGGTCGAGGCGACGCGCGACGAGCTCGGCGGTGACATCCGACTGCGAGCCGGCCTCGAGCTGGGCGTGCAGTCGCACACGATCGGAAGGAGCCACGAGCTCGTGACCCGCCTGGGCGAGCGGCTCGACTTCGTGATCTGCTCGATCCATCAGGTGGGAGACCGCGAGTTCTGGAACGGCGACTTCCAGGAGGGACGCACCCAGGATGAGATCCACGGCGCCTACTACGAGGAGATGCTCGCCGTGGTGGAGGGCTTCCACGACTACAGCGTCCTCGGCCACCTGAACCTCATCAACCGCTACGACCCCTTTGGGCCCTACCCATTCGAGCGCGTGCGCGACGTCGTGGCAGAGATCCTGCGCCGGGTCATCTCGGACGACAGGGGCATCGAGGTCAACACGTCCGGCATCCGCTACGGGCTAGGGGACTTCCAGCCCTCGCGCGAGGTGCTCGAGCTCTACCGCGACCTCGGCGGGACGGTGGTGACGGTGGGCTCCGACTCGCACAGGCCGGAGCATCTGGGCTCGTACCTGCGCCTGGCCTACCGCGAGCTCGCCGAGCTGGGGTTTGAGGGCGTCTGGACGTTCGAGCGGGGCGAGGGGGAGCTCGTCCGGTTCTAG
- a CDS encoding ABC transporter substrate-binding protein, producing the protein MLKRALTRRSFLGLSAAAAAGLALTGCEGERADGKAEVEIINYKMEAASYFEDLEAQFNEQSDDVFLNFDSPNDAVTIMKTRFVRDDYPEVVAIGGDATYADFVDSEMLADVSDYPGMANVSPAYQEIMKSLTYVPMDGIYGVPYVANAAGMLYNRDMFAEKGWQIPTTWDEFIELCETIKAEGEVLPLYLGYRDTWTILSPWNSMLVQLVPEDLTRQVNAGNAKFSDYYRAPAEKLLKLLDYAEPGPLAYSYNDACTAFARGQSAMYPCGSFAVPQILQVNPEMNVGLFAMPAADDPDDRIVVSGVDLCWNICQAKSDKKDSIYKVVDFLADQENLQAYIDDQKAIPCTEGDFTLDPLFDDILDFIDEGRLIDYPDHSYPSAMACDTVLQGLINDQDVDAFLAKWDSDWQRYNKTVMRTVQEYEANQG; encoded by the coding sequence ATGCTGAAAAGAGCACTGACACGTCGCTCCTTCCTCGGGCTCTCCGCCGCTGCCGCCGCAGGTCTCGCGCTCACGGGCTGCGAGGGCGAGCGCGCCGACGGCAAGGCCGAGGTGGAGATCATCAACTACAAGATGGAGGCGGCCTCCTACTTCGAGGACCTCGAGGCCCAGTTCAACGAGCAGAGCGACGACGTCTTCCTCAACTTTGACAGCCCCAACGACGCCGTCACGATCATGAAGACGCGCTTCGTCCGTGACGACTATCCCGAGGTCGTTGCCATCGGCGGCGACGCCACCTACGCGGACTTTGTTGACTCTGAAATGCTCGCCGACGTCTCCGACTATCCGGGCATGGCCAACGTGTCTCCCGCCTACCAGGAGATCATGAAGAGCCTCACCTACGTTCCCATGGACGGCATCTACGGCGTCCCCTACGTGGCAAACGCCGCCGGTATGCTCTACAACAGGGATATGTTCGCCGAGAAGGGCTGGCAGATTCCCACCACGTGGGACGAGTTCATCGAGCTCTGCGAGACCATCAAGGCCGAGGGCGAGGTCCTTCCGCTCTATCTGGGCTATCGCGACACCTGGACCATCCTCTCCCCGTGGAACTCCATGCTCGTCCAACTCGTTCCCGAGGACCTCACGCGTCAGGTGAACGCCGGCAATGCCAAGTTCTCCGACTACTACCGCGCGCCCGCCGAGAAGCTCCTGAAGCTCCTCGACTACGCCGAGCCCGGCCCGCTCGCCTACAGCTACAACGACGCCTGCACCGCCTTCGCGCGCGGCCAGAGCGCGATGTATCCCTGCGGCTCGTTTGCAGTTCCGCAGATCCTGCAGGTGAACCCCGAGATGAACGTCGGCCTGTTCGCGATGCCCGCGGCAGACGACCCCGATGACCGCATCGTGGTCTCCGGCGTTGACCTCTGCTGGAACATCTGCCAGGCGAAGTCGGACAAGAAGGACTCCATCTACAAGGTCGTCGACTTCCTTGCGGACCAGGAGAACCTCCAAGCCTACATCGACGACCAGAAGGCCATCCCCTGCACCGAGGGCGACTTCACGCTCGATCCGCTCTTCGACGACATCCTTGACTTCATTGACGAGGGCAGGCTTATCGACTACCCCGACCACTCCTACCCGTCGGCCATGGCCTGCGACACCGTCCTCCAGGGTCTCATCAACGACCAGGACGTCGACGCGTTCCTCGCCAAGTGGGACTCGGACTGGCAGCGCTACAACAAGACCGTCATGCGCACGGTCCAGGAATACGAAGCGAATCAGGGATAA
- a CDS encoding carbohydrate ABC transporter permease gives MANLATSKAGSDRNRTFLMILIPVLVLFVAFNTIPLLTGFFYSFTNSKGYGPFEIIGFQNYIDLFQDARVGNSYLFTFKLAVVSTILVNVLSLILAIGLSSKIKFKSALRGLYFVPRILGALVVGYVFTYFFTYIVPAVTGTDSILASADWAWIGIVVVLVWQACAQTTIIYITGLSSVPEDVYEAGALDGATGWDKFRYLTFPLIMPSITTNMVLVMKDMLMVFDQIVAMTGGGPANSTESISYLIYENGLNNSQFGFQCANAVIFFILIAVVSIAQTKFLNSKEEQL, from the coding sequence ATGGCAAATCTCGCAACGTCCAAGGCGGGGTCTGACAGGAACCGCACCTTCCTCATGATTCTGATTCCGGTGCTCGTCCTGTTTGTAGCCTTCAACACGATCCCGCTGCTCACGGGCTTCTTCTACAGCTTCACCAACTCCAAGGGCTATGGTCCCTTCGAGATCATCGGGTTCCAGAACTACATCGACCTGTTCCAGGACGCCCGCGTTGGTAACTCGTACCTGTTCACCTTCAAGCTCGCCGTGGTCTCCACGATCCTCGTGAACGTGCTCTCGCTCATCCTGGCCATCGGCCTCTCGAGCAAGATCAAGTTCAAGAGCGCTCTGCGCGGCCTCTACTTTGTCCCGCGCATCCTCGGCGCCCTCGTCGTAGGCTACGTTTTCACGTACTTCTTCACCTACATCGTCCCAGCGGTGACGGGTACCGACTCGATCCTCGCAAGCGCCGACTGGGCGTGGATCGGAATCGTGGTCGTGCTCGTGTGGCAGGCGTGCGCCCAGACCACGATCATCTACATCACCGGTCTCTCCTCGGTCCCCGAGGACGTCTACGAGGCCGGTGCCCTCGACGGCGCTACCGGCTGGGACAAGTTCCGCTACCTCACGTTCCCGCTCATCATGCCCTCCATCACCACGAACATGGTCCTCGTCATGAAGGACATGCTCATGGTCTTCGACCAGATCGTGGCAATGACGGGCGGCGGCCCCGCCAACTCCACCGAGTCCATCTCGTATCTCATCTACGAGAACGGTCTCAACAACAGTCAGTTTGGCTTCCAGTGCGCAAACGCGGTGATTTTCTTCATCCTCATCGCCGTGGTCTCCATTGCGCAGACGAAGTTCCTGAACAGTAAGGAGGAGCAGCTCTAA
- a CDS encoding carbohydrate ABC transporter permease, with protein sequence MANNTVPTKVKERVNWPVTILLMIGTLTVLFPLYMAVVIAFKDPSEMTNDIAGILSLPATWSLDNFIEAIQVTDFFHSFLNSLIITVVAVVVSILIHSLAAYAIGRNMDKKKLFKGSYYFIVAGMYVPFAILMMPLVKQTAMMHLDNMFGVMILYVVFYMPMNMMLYTGYLRNIPTALEEAARVDGASTWTTYWKVIFPLMKPMHATVAVITGLAVWNDVMTPLVIMGGSGVNTLPLAQMSFQTQFGTNYNLAFASYLLAMLPMIIFYIVAQKQIIGGVTNGAVK encoded by the coding sequence ATGGCTAACAACACTGTTCCTACCAAGGTCAAGGAGCGGGTGAACTGGCCCGTCACGATCCTGCTCATGATCGGCACCCTCACGGTCCTCTTCCCGCTCTACATGGCTGTGGTCATCGCGTTCAAGGACCCCTCCGAGATGACCAACGACATCGCGGGCATCCTCTCCCTGCCCGCCACATGGTCTCTCGACAACTTCATCGAGGCCATCCAGGTCACCGACTTCTTCCACTCGTTCCTGAACTCGCTCATCATCACCGTCGTTGCCGTGGTCGTCTCCATCCTCATCCACAGCCTCGCGGCGTATGCCATCGGGCGCAACATGGACAAGAAGAAGCTTTTCAAGGGCTCCTACTACTTCATCGTCGCCGGCATGTACGTGCCCTTCGCGATCCTGATGATGCCGCTCGTCAAGCAGACGGCCATGATGCACCTTGACAACATGTTCGGCGTCATGATCCTCTACGTCGTGTTCTACATGCCCATGAACATGATGCTCTACACAGGCTACCTGAGGAACATCCCCACCGCCCTCGAGGAGGCGGCCCGCGTAGACGGCGCGTCCACCTGGACTACCTACTGGAAGGTCATCTTCCCGCTCATGAAGCCCATGCACGCCACCGTTGCCGTCATCACCGGCCTGGCCGTGTGGAACGACGTCATGACCCCGCTCGTCATCATGGGCGGCTCCGGCGTCAACACCCTGCCGCTCGCGCAGATGAGCTTCCAGACGCAGTTCGGCACGAACTACAACCTGGCGTTTGCCTCCTACCTGCTTGCCATGCTCCCGATGATCATCTTCTACATCGTGGCGCAGAAGCAGATCATCGGCGGCGTCACCAACGGTGCCGTGAAGTAG